One Gadus morhua chromosome 1, gadMor3.0, whole genome shotgun sequence DNA segment encodes these proteins:
- the cd63 gene encoding CD63 antigen has product MGVEGGIRFVKYLLFFFNFIFWLCGLALIVVGVLVQVALHKSLSISDATASAIPIILIVVGVVIFFIAFCGCCGAWKENYCMVTTFAVLLLLIILVEIGVAIAGYIFRDHIKGEVREGLHQLIAKYNTTDEIKQTVDKMQEDLKCCGANSSSDWIHFWADGKTVPDSCCVNISKGCGVGELHDGLKVHLQGCHTAVEESLMKNLMWIVIAAVVIAIIQIMGVVFSCMLMKAIRSGYEVM; this is encoded by the exons ATGGGTGTAGAGGGGGGAATCAGATTTGTCAAGTACCTGCTATTCTTCTTCAACTTCATCTTTTGG CTGTGTGGCCTGGCGCTGATTGTGGTGGGGGTCCTGGTCCAGGTAGCCTTGCACAAATCCCTGTCCATCAGTGACGCCACAGCCTCGGCGATCCCTATCATCCTGATAGTCGTGGGTGTCGTCATCTTCTTCATTGCCTTCTGTGGTTGCTGCGGTGCCTGGAAGGAGAATTACTGCATGGTCACCACG TTTGCCGTCCTCCTGTTACTGATCATCCTCGTCGAGATCGGAGTGGCTATAGCCGGATACATCTTCAGGGATCAT ATTAAAGGAGAGGTCCGGGAGGGTCTCCACCAACTGATCGCAAAGTACAACACCACGGATGAAATCAAACAAACTGTGGACAAGATGCAGGAGGAT TTGAAGTGTTGTGGCGCCAATAGCTCGTCAGACTGGATCCACTTCTGGGCAGATGGAAAGACAGTCCCTGACTCCTGCTGTGTGAACATCTCAAAGGGCTGCGGGGTCGGGGAACTCCATGATGGTCTCAAAGTACACCTGCAG GGCTGCCACACTGCGGTTGAGGAATCGCTGATGAAGAATCTGATGTGGATTGTTATTGCTGCTGTCGTTATTGCCATAATACAG ATCATGGGCGTTGTGTTCTCCTGCATGCTGATGAAGGCCATCCGCAGTGGCTATGAAGTCATGTGA
- the nemp1 gene encoding nuclear envelope integral membrane protein 1, whose protein sequence is MAGHMKKTSRVLASSAHLFVFVILVFSLPPNLCQDANTKPRIISIQNGKELVKSGTNHFCYTNQRVPDWRQTWTSIQVRVWSSQQLKVTVAEDEETLQEMDGLNFWGLVQRFISEQSNDTTLAISLFSKKTCFKIAPSDEASSYTVKAICRFDIYLFLVFLAGLLLFFFADSLSRSQIFYYSAGMSTGMIASLAIVIFILARILPRKSPFYVLLVGGWSFSVYAIQLVFRNLKPILQEHWHLAFGYMAVVGFISFAVCYRHGPLVEERSINILTWTLQLFGLLLVYAGIQIQQVALAIIVSAFCAKNMEYPVVFALAAWRKLGLSHRIRWKREPRRLLTEEQYQRQGEEETQKALEELRRYCASPECSTWKAVSRIQSPKRFADFVEGLSHLRPNEVAVHAQEYGFGGSFLEDELFDSDEEEEDPDGRTFSRRL, encoded by the exons ATGGCGGGACACATGAAAAAGACAAGCAGGGTCCTAGCATCAAGTGCACACTTGTTCGTTTTCGTGATATTGGTATTTTCGCTTCCCCCGAATCTGTGCCAAGACGCAA ATACCAAGCCGCGTATAATCAGTATCCAGAATGGGAAAGAACTGGTTAAGTCGGGGACTAACCACTTCTGCTACACCAATCAAAGGGTGCCTGACTGGAGGCAAACATGGACAAGCATTCAA GTCCGTGTCTGGAGTTCACAACAACTCAAGGTGACAGTGGCTGAGGATGAGGAGACGCTGCAGGAAATGGACGGTCTTAATTTCTGGGGCCTCGTACAGCGCTTCATCAGCGAGCAGTCCAACGACACCACGCTTGCAATCAGTCTGTTCAGCAAGAAGACGTGTTTCAAAATTGCCCCCTCAGATGAGGCTTCTTCCTACACCGTGAAAGCAATCTGCA GATTTGACATCTATCTGTTCCTTGTGTTCCTCGCTGGACTGTTACTGTTCTTCTTTGCAGACTCACTGAGCAG gaGTCAGATATTCTACTACTCGGCGGGCATGAGCACAGGCATGATCGCGTCCCTCGCCATTGTCATCTTTATATTGGCTCGGATTTTGCCAAGG AAAAGTCCTTTCTATGTGCTGTTGGTTGGTGGCTGGTCCTTCTCAGTCTACGCGATCCAGCTTGTCTTCAGGAACCTCAAGCCAATTCTACAAGAACACTGGCACCTGGCTTTTG GCTACATGGCAGTCGTAGGATTCATCAGCTTTGCTGTGTGCTACCGCCACGGCCCCCTAGTGGAGGAGCGGAGCATTAACATCCTCACCTGGACACTGCAGCTGTTTGGACTGCTGCTTGTATATGCTGGGATTCAGATTCAGCAGGTGGCGCTGGCCATCATCGTGTCAGCCTTCTGCGCCAAGAACATGGAGTACCCAGTGGTGTTCGCACTGGCTGCGTGGCG gAAACTAGGACTTTCCCACCGCATCCGCTGGAAGCGTGAGCCCCGCCGGCTGCTGACTGAGGAGCAGTACcagaggcagggggaggaggagacgcagaAGGCCCTGGAGGAGCTGCGGAGGTACTGCGCCAGTCCGGAGTGCAGCACCTGGAAGGCTGTGTCCAGGATCCAGTCCCCCAAAAG ATTTGCAGATTTTGTAGAGGGCTTGTCCCACCTGAGACCAAATGAGGTGGCTGTCCATGCACAGGAATATGGGTTTGGAGGATCTTTCCTGGAGGATGAGTTATTTgacagtgatgaagaggaggaagatccaGACGGGAGAACTTTTTCGAGAAGACTTTGA
- the ormdl2 gene encoding ORM1-like protein 2 — protein MNVGVAHSEVNPNTRVMNSRGIWLSYLLLTVVLHVVLLSIPFITVPLVWTLTNVIHNLVMYLFLHTVKGTPFETPDQGKARLLTHWEQMDYGIQFTSSRKFLTISPIILYILASFYTKYDATHFMVNTSSLLSVLLPKLPQLHGVRIFGINKY, from the exons ATGAACGTGGGCGTAGCTCACAGCGAGGTCAACCCCAACACGCGGGTGATGAACAGCAGGGGCATCTGGCTGAGCTACCTGCTGCTGACCGTAGTGCTGCACGTGGTGCTGCTCAGCATCCCCTTCATCACCGTGCCGCTGGTCTGGACCCTCACCAATGTCATCCACAACCTG GTAATGTACTTGTTCCTACACACGGTAAAGGGCACTCCCTTTGAGACCCCAGACCAAGGTAAAGCTCGTCTGCTGACACACTGGGAACAGATGGACTACGGCATCCAGTTCACGTCTTCTCGAAAGTTCCTCACTATCTCACCCATCATTTT GTATATCCTAGCCAGTTTCTACACAAAATACGACGCCACTCATTTCATGGTGAACACGAGCTCCCTGCTCAGTGTCCTCCTCCCGAAGCTCCCTCAGCTCCATGGAGTACGGATCTTTGGGATCAACAAATACTGA